The DNA region TGTCAGCTGGTAGGCGCTGAAGCATCCATTCGTTGGtttgtatgcctccacccgTGCGACCTTTTCGTCATCGATACTCGCAAAGTGCGGACTAatgatgtgctctttggaccgcacccacgactccgacccgactccgactccggcaaaaccCGAACGACTAGCTCCACCCGGAGTctgagtcatccggagtcgtccggagtcgccagGAGAACTTGTCGGAGAACAGTGTCGGTCGGAGTTAACAGGAGCCAGCCGGTGCAATGTTcttgtgatcaggcatttaatttcgttgtgtttcttttgccTGTTACTTTGTGCGTCAACTCTGATTCCAAACGACACCGAACGACTCCGTGCGATTCCAGACGGAttcagacgattccgaacgactctggataATGCTgagcggacctaccttccgaagCCGGTTCCGAAATTGTCGGAGACGgttcggagtcgactccgcatttttgccaactttacccatcactaatgtgGACTGTGTCAACCGGAATTCCTAAACATGCCGAACGGCATTCGCATCGAAGAAGATAAAAATTGGGCCTTTAATCTTTGGGGTCTTTtagcataacaaaaaatcatatcTGCCAGTTTTATCGGAGCAAAAATTATAATTGTGGAAAAAACAACggttaatttgaataaaaatttcaAACAGAGATGTACTGTGGCATGCTTATACTGTGgagtttatatattttttttaaattaattttgatttcaaGGTCGTCTGGACGGAATAGAATAAGGCACACATCTGAGGGAAAAACCTTATAATAAGCAAAAACAAGTTATTCCATCGCCCGAGCAGCAACACATGCAAactaaatgttttaatttaatgttttcgAACCATCATGAGCGGTTCCCACTGTGCGCCCGCTGTCAATTGTGCGTCGTTGACAGGccgcttgtttgtgtgtaaacaGAGCAACCGATGCCGTGCTACCGAACATTCGCAGTTTACTGGAAATCGGCCTATACTGTTGAAGCGCGGCAGGCCAAAAGGCACGAACCTTCCAGAGTGTGAGATGGAAGCACGCCTAGCTCGTCGGTAAGTTAAGCAGGCCGGCTAAAAAAAAGGGCGAAACGGCGAGAAACAGCTAACAAGGGctggtttttttattattctttccTATGCTTTATTTCAGTTGATAGCTTGCCCTTCACCCACTGATACCTTCCGTGTTTGATTgcaagaagaaaggaaaagaaaaaacaagcacaGAAAAGCAGCATGCCGCCCAAGAACAAAAAGTGCTCCATTTGCGGCACGAACAGCACCGTCCGCTGGATCATACTGAGCCGGAAGACGCTCTGTGACGGGTGCTATGACGTGCAGTGCAATCCGCCGCTGGAACCGCGGCAGGAGGACGGGCCCGACGAGCCGGTGGCCGGACCGAGCGGACTGGGCCGGAAGAGCGAAACGATCCTCGCGACCGGCCCGGTCCAGAGCAATCCGGCCGACGATGGGATCTTTCTGAAGCCAACGTTCATCCCGCCGCGCCCGGCCAAGATTGCGCGGGTCAACAGCGCAACCCTCGATGGCGCCACCACTACCAGCTCaggcagtagtagcagcagcaccactaccaccagtaCCACCGCCACCAGTGCCACACACAGCAGCTCGCGTTCGACAACGCCGTCGAAGCCGGCCAGTCGAAATAAGGCGCGCAAATCGTTCCCGTCGAAGCCGAAGCTGACGGACGAAACGAAGCGCCCGAAATCGGTGCCGAAAGTGTTTCACAATGTACGTGTTTCCTTTCCCGCTTGCCCTTCGGCTCAACGTGTCTTGCTAatgtgtgtcttcttttttcccccctctccTGCGCAGGATTACTGGTAC from Anopheles coluzzii chromosome X, AcolN3, whole genome shotgun sequence includes:
- the LOC120961341 gene encoding GATA zinc finger domain-containing protein 1-like, with amino-acid sequence MPPKNKKCSICGTNSTVRWIILSRKTLCDGCYDVQCNPPLEPRQEDGPDEPVAGPSGLGRKSETILATGPVQSNPADDGIFLKPTFIPPRPAKIARVNSATLDGATTTSSGSSSSSTTTTSTTATSATHSSSRSTTPSKPASRNKARKSFPSKPKLTDETKRPKSVPKVFHNDYWYEVGDIVSLVDTKDKTYYAQIRGLVVDVFNEKNAILTWLVPTTASPNPNEGFDPATYHIGPDEDKMRNLSEMQFVMHAPSGYYLNRSDPYPRQNVAGPVERDGRSTEPPLYDWANICQLHLGERPVSK